One window of the Triticum dicoccoides isolate Atlit2015 ecotype Zavitan chromosome 3B, WEW_v2.0, whole genome shotgun sequence genome contains the following:
- the LOC119282466 gene encoding uncharacterized protein LOC119282466, with amino-acid sequence MMEGFSFYIVDIEERNLLVKDPAETSIHDDEMRAKHELNANLVLRGLWRYIRAHFAVWYCPDDDWSVTYAYNMNEPCEIEDTWVYLAHYWRYYNVQAGLS; translated from the exons ATGATGGAAGGCTTTTCTTTTTATATTGTGGACATTGAGGAAAGGAATCTTCTTGTTAAGGACCCGGCAGAGACAAGCATTCACGATGATGAGATGAGGGCGAAGCATGAGTTGAATGCAAACCTGGTGCTGAGAGGACTTTGGAGGTACATCCGCGCGCATTTTGCTGTCTGGTATTGTCCAGATGACGACTGGAGCGTGACATATGCCTACAACATGAATGAACCATGTGAGAT CGAGGACACCTGGGTCTATCTCGCGCACTACTGGAGGTACTACAATG TACAAGCTGGATTATCTTAA